The Ranitomeya variabilis isolate aRanVar5 chromosome 7, aRanVar5.hap1, whole genome shotgun sequence genome includes a window with the following:
- the LOC143785840 gene encoding uncharacterized protein LOC143785840, whose protein sequence is MSSRELRQLIMDNIAWMNRPENRNQSPVIGRLRSSQTRGGRIEDDRDYVPSPERRRRVRDPSRRSVREETRHRSRSPHRPLPDRPISPEPLPPTTRPDNLRPAEALPPTTLPDNLRPAEALPPTTLPDNLRPAEALPPTTLPDRHSSADASLPSSSNNRSGGNEAATTSGADPQPNFIPPSVGTDAENQAGLDSVEDTTPPQAAPLRRRGRRRGMTRIRQIERLPTRSATGQEEIPSCAICLGDYEVGEQLIVLPCRHLFHQSCITPWLRQNRYCPYCRQNCFQQNRQRRA, encoded by the exons ATGAGTTCTCGGGAATTGAGGCAGCTGATCATGGACAACATTGCATGGATGAACCGGCCAGAAAACCGAA ATCAGAGCCCTGTGATCGGAAGACTCAGGTCGTCTCAGACAAGAGGAGGAAGGATTGAAGATGACAGAGATTATGTACCTTCTCCAGAGAGAAGAAGAAGAGTTAGAGACCCATCCAGGCGCTCAGTACGAGAGGAGACCAGACACAGGAGCCGTTCGCCACATAGGCCGCTACCTGACCGTCCCATCTCTCCTGagcctttaccaccgaccacgcgccctgacaatctcaggcctgcggaggctttaccaccgaccacgctccctgacaatctcaggcctgcggaagctttaccaccgaccacgctccctgacaatctcaggcctgcggaggctttaccaccgaccacgctccctgaccGTCACAGTTCTGCTGATGCGTCACTACCGAGCAGCAGCAATAACAGGAGTGGTGGAAATGAAGCGGCAACCACCTCCGGGGCCGATCCTCAGCCAAATTTTATTCCACCATCCGTGGGCACAGATGCTGAGAATCAGGCCGGATTAGATTCAGTTGAGGATACAACCCCACCGCAGGCTGCACCCCTGCGGAGGAGAGGACGGCGGAGAGGAATGACAAGGATACGGCAAATAGAACGCCTTCCTACCAGGAGCGCCACAGGCCAGGAGGAGATTCCTTCTTGTGCCATATGCCTAGGTGATTATGAAGTAGGTGAGCAGCTTATTGTGCTGCCCTGCCGACATCTTTTTCATCAGAGCTGCATTACACCATGGCTCCGCCAAAACCGCTACTGTCCTTACTGccgccaaaactgtttccaacagaaCAGACAGAGAAGAGCATAA